The following are encoded together in the Acidovorax sp. KKS102 genome:
- a CDS encoding monovalent cation/H+ antiporter subunit D, translated as MSITASITAWLMPHLILAPIALPLLTAGLMLLLREERQRTKVTLNITSTLVGLVVAVLLLVQAKEPSVQTSLGVYLPGNWPAPFGIVLVIDRLSAMMLVLTSTVALATVLFSAARWHRAGVHFHPLFQFQLMGLAGAFLTADLFNLFVFFEIMLAASYGLLLHGSGRPRVSAGLHYIAINLAASSLFLIGVSMLYGITGTLNMADLAQSIAGVAVADRGLLHAAAAILAVAFLIKAAVWPLNFWLVPAYSAATAPVGALFALMTKVGVYSVLRLWTLLFGAEAGESALFGSQWLIGGGMLTMAFGAIGMLGSQRLGHLAGSSAVLSSGTLLAAVGFGQNLLTSGLLYYLLSSTLAVSALFLLTDLIDRWRNDGANLAPYEQTDDAPFLSADLVPTEGMNLDDKEQALIGQVIPAAAAFLGLAFMACTLVIAGLPPLPGFVGKFAMVHALLNPLGLGAAQGFRLGAAGWTLVALLVGSGLLALLALTRAGIRHFWSAQGRASPQLLVLEGLPIALLLLACVALVWQAGAVMRYTQATADALHAPGTYVRAVMTAAPVAPSPAAAPETLPPGSKP; from the coding sequence ATGAGCATCACCGCATCGATCACCGCGTGGCTGATGCCGCACCTGATCCTTGCGCCCATTGCACTGCCCCTGCTCACGGCCGGGCTCATGCTGCTGCTGCGCGAGGAACGCCAGCGCACCAAGGTCACGCTCAACATCACCTCGACCCTGGTGGGCCTGGTGGTGGCTGTGTTGCTGCTGGTGCAGGCCAAGGAGCCCAGCGTGCAGACCAGCCTGGGCGTGTACCTGCCGGGCAACTGGCCGGCGCCGTTCGGCATCGTGCTGGTCATCGACCGCCTGTCGGCCATGATGCTGGTGCTGACCAGCACGGTGGCGCTGGCCACGGTGCTGTTCTCGGCCGCGCGCTGGCACCGGGCGGGCGTGCACTTTCACCCGCTGTTCCAGTTCCAGCTCATGGGGCTGGCCGGGGCGTTTCTCACGGCCGACCTGTTCAACCTGTTCGTGTTCTTCGAGATCATGCTGGCGGCGTCCTATGGGCTGCTGCTGCACGGCTCGGGCCGCCCGCGCGTGTCGGCGGGGCTGCACTACATCGCCATCAACCTCGCGGCGTCGTCGCTGTTCCTCATCGGGGTGTCGATGCTCTACGGCATCACCGGCACGCTCAACATGGCCGACCTGGCGCAGAGCATTGCGGGTGTGGCCGTGGCAGACCGGGGTCTGCTGCACGCGGCCGCTGCCATTCTGGCAGTGGCCTTCCTGATCAAGGCCGCCGTGTGGCCGCTCAACTTCTGGCTGGTGCCCGCCTACAGCGCGGCCACCGCGCCCGTGGGTGCGCTGTTTGCGCTCATGACCAAGGTGGGCGTGTACAGCGTGCTGCGGCTGTGGACGCTGCTGTTTGGCGCCGAGGCCGGTGAATCCGCGCTGTTTGGCAGCCAGTGGCTCATTGGCGGCGGCATGCTGACCATGGCGTTTGGCGCCATTGGCATGCTGGGATCGCAGCGCCTGGGGCATCTGGCCGGGTCCAGCGCCGTGTTGTCATCGGGCACGCTGCTGGCCGCTGTCGGCTTCGGACAAAACCTGCTCACCAGCGGGCTGCTGTACTACCTGCTCAGCTCCACGCTGGCTGTGAGCGCGCTGTTCCTGCTTACCGACCTGATCGACCGCTGGCGCAATGACGGAGCCAACCTCGCGCCGTACGAGCAGACCGACGACGCTCCGTTTCTATCGGCCGATCTGGTGCCCACGGAGGGCATGAACCTGGACGACAAGGAACAGGCGCTGATCGGCCAGGTCATCCCTGCCGCTGCGGCCTTTTTGGGCCTGGCGTTCATGGCCTGCACGCTGGTGATTGCGGGCCTGCCGCCCCTGCCCGGCTTTGTGGGCAAGTTCGCCATGGTCCATGCACTGCTCAACCCGCTGGGGCTGGGTGCGGCCCAGGGCTTCCGCCTGGGCGCTGCGGGCTGGACGCTGGTGGCGCTGCTGGTGGGCTCGGGGCTGCTGGCACTGCTGGCGCTCACGCGCGCGGGCATTCGCCATTTCTGGTCGGCCCAGGGCCGGGCTTCACCGCAGCTGCTGGTGCTGGAGGGGCTGCCCATTGCCCTGCTGCTGCTGGCGTGTGTGGCGCTGGTGTGGCAAGCCGGTGCAGTGATGCGCTACACCCAGGCCACGGCCGATGCCCTGCATGCGCCCGGCACCTACGTGCGTGCGGTGATGACCGCGGCGCCCGTCGCACCTTCGCCTGCAGCAGCGCCTGAAACCCTGCCACCGGGGAGCAAGCCATGA
- a CDS encoding Na+/H+ antiporter subunit C, whose translation MELILALAIGVLTGSGVWLLLRPRTFQVIMGLSLLSYAVNLFIFSMGRLGLAIDKEPVLQPGVPQDLAHYADPMPQALTLTAIVIGFAMTALFLVVLLASRGMAGTDHVDGTKGKDVQEMP comes from the coding sequence ATGGAACTGATACTGGCCTTGGCCATTGGTGTGCTCACCGGATCCGGCGTCTGGCTGCTGCTGCGGCCGCGTACCTTCCAGGTCATCATGGGCCTGTCGCTGCTGTCGTACGCCGTCAACCTGTTCATCTTCAGCATGGGCCGCCTGGGCCTCGCGATTGACAAGGAGCCCGTGCTGCAGCCCGGGGTGCCGCAAGACCTGGCCCACTATGCCGACCCCATGCCCCAGGCGCTCACTCTCACGGCCATCGTGATCGGCTTTGCCATGACCGCGCTCTTCCTGGTGGTGCTGCTGGCATCGCGTGGCATGGCCGGCACCGACCATGTGGACGGCACCAAGGGTAAAGACGTGCAGGAAATGCCATGA